In a genomic window of Occallatibacter riparius:
- a CDS encoding IS110 family RNA-guided transposase: MTQMVCGVDVASESLEVRIGQQGAAGSFPNTPEGIMALGAFCQAHQVEMVAMEATGGYEQLAFAQLSEQGLAVAIVNPRAVRQFAQSMGSLEKTDRIDAAMIAWYAEVKKPQPACLTPPGQQQLRALVTRLRQLTDVRTAQRNQQRLVTDRAVQVSFAKLLAFVARQIRDLEQRIARLIEQDPLWRELNQAFRTIKGVADRTVARLMAEMPEIGLLSNKTVSKLAGLAPLANDSGKQQGKRAVRGGRAAVRDILYLVAGVAGRFEPDFTAFQQRLRAAGKPPKVVRIALAHKLLVRLNAKAREVRCRLALQTTSSRACA, translated from the coding sequence GTGACACAGATGGTTTGTGGCGTAGATGTTGCTTCCGAGTCCCTGGAAGTTCGCATTGGCCAGCAGGGTGCGGCAGGGTCTTTCCCCAACACCCCCGAAGGGATTATGGCGCTGGGCGCCTTTTGCCAGGCACATCAGGTTGAAATGGTGGCCATGGAAGCCACCGGCGGGTACGAACAACTGGCGTTTGCGCAGCTATCGGAACAAGGCCTTGCGGTGGCCATCGTGAACCCGCGCGCGGTGCGCCAGTTCGCTCAGAGCATGGGCTCACTGGAGAAGACCGATCGCATCGACGCCGCCATGATCGCCTGGTACGCCGAAGTGAAGAAGCCGCAGCCAGCCTGCCTGACGCCGCCCGGCCAGCAGCAGTTGCGGGCGCTGGTCACGCGTCTTCGCCAGCTGACCGATGTGCGTACGGCGCAACGCAACCAGCAGCGGTTGGTTACCGATCGCGCCGTGCAGGTTTCCTTCGCCAAGTTGCTGGCCTTCGTTGCCCGCCAGATCCGCGATCTGGAGCAGCGCATCGCCAGGCTGATCGAGCAGGACCCGCTGTGGCGGGAACTCAACCAGGCATTTCGCACCATCAAAGGCGTGGCCGACCGCACCGTGGCGCGGTTGATGGCGGAGATGCCGGAGATCGGCCTGCTGTCCAACAAGACCGTCTCCAAACTGGCCGGGCTGGCTCCTTTGGCCAACGACTCGGGAAAGCAGCAGGGCAAACGCGCGGTGCGGGGAGGACGCGCCGCGGTGCGCGACATCCTCTACCTCGTGGCTGGTGTGGCGGGCCGCTTCGAGCCGGACTTCACCGCCTTTCAGCAGCGCCTCCGCGCGGCCGGCAAGCCGCCCAAGGTCGTCCGCATTGCGCTCGCCCACAAGCTGCTGGTGCGGCTCAACGCCAAGGCCCGCGAGGTGCGCTGTCGGCTGGCGCTTCAGACCACTTCCTCCCGGGCTTGCGCCTGA